In the Armatimonadota bacterium genome, GAGAACGCGCCCCAGACGGCGGAGGGCTGGGTGCGCCTGGAGGGCAACCTGGTGGCCTTCAACGGCGTCGGCCTGAGCCTGATGAGCACCGCGGCGATCACTGCCACCGGCAACGCGTTCGTCGAGAACCTGCGACCCATCGAGCCGCGCGGCGCGGTGCGCGCCGGCGCCAACACCTGGGCCGAGCACGGCCGGGGAAACTACTGGAGCGACTACGCCGGTTTCGACGCCGATGGCGATGGCGTCGGCGACGTCCCCTACCGTCGTACCGACGTCCTGGAGGATCTGACGGTGCGGGCGCCCGCCTTGCAGGCGCTGCTCTTCACGCCTGCCCACCACGCCCTCGAGACCGCCGCCCGCCTGGCGCCGCTCCTCCAGGGCATGCCGCTCGTCGACGACCCCGCGCCGCTCGTCCGGCCGCCGGCCACGGGCGTCCCGCCTGCCCCGGGAGATGCGCACGACGCCTGGGGTATCCTCTGGGTGGGGCTTGCGCTGCTCGTGCCCGGCGTCGCCACCGTGGCGCGCGTCCGCAGGGAACGATGATCGAGATCGTCGACCTCCGCAAGCGGTTCGGGGCCACGCTGGCCCTCGATGGGGTCACCGCGTCGGTCGGGACCGGCGAGTTCGTGGTGCTGCTGGGCCCCAACGGTGCGGGAAAGACCACGCTGCTGCGCTGCGTGCTCGGCCTGTTGACCTTCGAGGGCACGGTGCGGATCGGCGGGGTGGACGTGGCCCGATGGGGCCGCGCCGCGCGCCGGGTGGTCGGCTACGTGCCCCAGCGCCCGGCGTTCCCGCCGGACCTGACCTGCGCCCAGGTCCTGGACCTCTTCGCGCGGCTGCGCGGGCAGCGTGGCGGCGATGCGTCCTGGCTCGCCCGCGTCGGCCTCGACGACCAGGCGCGCACGCCGGTGCGTGCGCTCTCGGGCGGCATGCGGCAGCGCCTGGCCCTGGCGGTGGCGCTGCAGGCCGCACCGGCCGTGGTGCTGTTCGACGAACCGGCCGCGCACCTGGACGCCACCGCGCGGCGCACCCTGCACGACGTGCTGCGCGAGCTGGTGGCCGCCGGCCGGACGGTGATCCTCTCAACGCACCTGGCCGCGGAATCGCTCAAGCCCGCCACCCGGGCGCTGGTGCTGGCGCGTGGACGGCTGGTCTACGACGGCCCGCCGCAGGGCCTGGGGAGCGCCGTCGTGCAGCGCATCGTGTTCACGCTGAACGGCAGCGGACGCGACGATCTGCTAGCGGTTCTGGCGGGCATGCCCGAGGTCACCGCCAGCGCAGCAGGCGCCGCGGTGGTGGCGCTGGCACCCGCGGGACGCGCCTTCGATGTGCTGGCCGCGGTGGCGGCGGCAGGCATCAGGCCGGCGGCGGTCCACGTGGACGAGCCCGCGGTGGACACCGGGCTGGCGGCAGGCGGGTGGGCTCCGGACGGGACACGGGCGCCGGCCCGGGGGGAGGGACCGTGACGGCCACGCGCGCGCTGATCGCCCACGAGCTCGGCGACGCCCTGCGCAGCCGCTGGTTGCTGGCCTACGCCGTACTGTTTGGGGGGCTGGCGCTCGGCCTGTCCCTGGTGGGGCTGCGGAACGTGGGCGCGGTGGGCCTGGAGGGCTACGGCCGCACCACCGCCAGCCTGATCAACCTGTGCCTGCTGCTGGTACCGCTGGTGGCCCTGCTGCTCGGGAGCGGCAGCGTGGCCGCCGACCGCGAGAGCGGGGTGCTGGAGGTGCTGGCGGCCCAACCCGTGAGCCGGACCGAGCTGGTGCTGTCCCGGTTCGCCGGCGCGCTGGCCGCAATTGCGGCCGCCACCTCGCTGGGCTTCGGCATCGCGGGGGTGCTCATCGGGCTCGCCACCGGTGCCGCCGGGGGGCTGCGCTACCTGGCCTTCGTCGGGATCGCCCTGGCCCTGGCCGCGGTCTACCTCGCGCTCGGGCTCGTGATCTCCGTGATCGCGCGCAACCGCACGCGGGCAACGGCCGCAGCCCTGGCGCTGTGGTTTGCGAGCGTGGTGGCGTTCGACCTGCTGCTGATCGGCGCCGGGGCATTCGCGCTGGCCGGCGTTCGGGGTCTGGCTGCTGCCCTGCTGCTGAACCCCGTCGAGGTCGCGCGCCTGCTGGCCTTGTTGATCCTCGACCCGACGCTGGAGGTGCTCGGGCCGGTCGGTGGGTTCCTGGTGACGCGACTGGGCACGGGAGGCACGAGCGTGCTCCTGCTGGGCGCCCTGGCGGCCTGGCTCGCCGGACCGCTGGCCGTAGCGACGGCGCTCTTCGCCGAGGCAGACATTCCATGACCGTGGGACAGCGCACCACCTGTCGGCGCCTGATCGACCACAGCCGGCCTGCCGGTGGCACGCGCTCCGGCGCCCACGCCCCCTCGGGTGCCCTCACGTGACGCGGCGCCAGGACCGCACCGGTCGTCGAGCCATCCTGCTCCTGGCCGCCGCTGCGGGGGTTGCGGCGGCCCTGCTGGTGGCGACCACGCACTACGTCATGGCGCCCTCGCCGGTGGCCACTGCGCCACCCGGCCTGCCGGAGCCTGGCGGCAAGGTGCGCGGTGCGGCCGGTGCGCCCGTCGTCGTCGAGGTGTTCTCCGACTTCCTGTGCGGGCACTGCGCTACGCTGGCCCGCGAGATCGAACCCGCCCTTGTGGTGCGGTACGTCGAGCCGGGTGTAGTGCGCCTGGTCTACCGACAGTTTCCGATCCTCGGGCCCCTGTCGCTCGAGGCCGCCGTGGCCAGCG is a window encoding:
- a CDS encoding ABC transporter ATP-binding protein; the encoded protein is MIEIVDLRKRFGATLALDGVTASVGTGEFVVLLGPNGAGKTTLLRCVLGLLTFEGTVRIGGVDVARWGRAARRVVGYVPQRPAFPPDLTCAQVLDLFARLRGQRGGDASWLARVGLDDQARTPVRALSGGMRQRLALAVALQAAPAVVLFDEPAAHLDATARRTLHDVLRELVAAGRTVILSTHLAAESLKPATRALVLARGRLVYDGPPQGLGSAVVQRIVFTLNGSGRDDLLAVLAGMPEVTASAAGAAVVALAPAGRAFDVLAAVAAAGIRPAAVHVDEPAVDTGLAAGGWAPDGTRAPARGEGP
- a CDS encoding ABC transporter permease subunit → MTATRALIAHELGDALRSRWLLAYAVLFGGLALGLSLVGLRNVGAVGLEGYGRTTASLINLCLLLVPLVALLLGSGSVAADRESGVLEVLAAQPVSRTELVLSRFAGALAAIAAATSLGFGIAGVLIGLATGAAGGLRYLAFVGIALALAAVYLALGLVISVIARNRTRATAAALALWFASVVAFDLLLIGAGAFALAGVRGLAAALLLNPVEVARLLALLILDPTLEVLGPVGGFLVTRLGTGGTSVLLLGALAAWLAGPLAVATALFAEADIP
- a CDS encoding thioredoxin domain-containing protein codes for the protein MTRRQDRTGRRAILLLAAAAGVAAALLVATTHYVMAPSPVATAPPGLPEPGGKVRGAAGAPVVVEVFSDFLCGHCATLAREIEPALVVRYVEPGVVRLVYRQFPILGPLSLEAAVASECAADQRRFWAYHDRLFDRARRGAVRSGRDLDAIARDLGLDLAAFTTCRAGAAARQRVEADVRDGVRRGVRGTPTTFVNGQPIVGAQPLEVFGAAIDAARAR